A single Bacillus sp. HMF5848 DNA region contains:
- a CDS encoding nucleotidyltransferase domain-containing protein, with amino-acid sequence MRDSIKRIAEQFIVSHYPESDIVWIGGSTAYGNVTTESDIDIIIIDETETPRLECYHFLGWKIEAFIYTASSLEFQFHTAKYRGVPTIIKMCAEGVLIEDKNGNGDKYQREAKMLYEQGPHLWDEGKINEARYLITDFLSDFRSSEDFGESLFILNKLIDMLTELILRADGNWIGEGKWFARSLKSYDKDIYEKLVKYTKIYMNTNDKTELISFIQTTLDNYDGELFVGYKRSFL; translated from the coding sequence ATGAGGGACTCAATTAAGCGAATAGCTGAACAGTTTATCGTTTCCCATTACCCTGAATCAGATATAGTCTGGATAGGTGGAAGTACTGCTTACGGAAATGTAACAACAGAATCTGATATTGACATCATTATAATTGATGAAACAGAAACACCAAGACTTGAATGTTATCACTTTCTTGGTTGGAAAATAGAGGCGTTTATTTATACGGCTTCATCTCTAGAGTTTCAATTTCATACAGCTAAATATAGAGGAGTACCAACTATCATTAAAATGTGTGCTGAAGGTGTGCTTATAGAAGATAAAAATGGGAATGGGGATAAATACCAACGAGAGGCGAAAATGCTTTATGAGCAAGGGCCACACCTATGGGATGAGGGCAAAATAAACGAAGCAAGGTATTTAATTACAGATTTTTTGTCAGACTTCAGAAGTTCAGAAGACTTTGGAGAAAGTTTATTTATTTTAAATAAGTTGATAGATATGTTAACTGAACTGATTTTAAGAGCAGATGGCAATTGGATTGGTGAAGGAAAGTGGTTTGCTAGAAGCCTTAAATCATATGATAAAGATATATATGAGAAACTAGTTAAATATACAAAAATATACATGAACACAAATGATAAAACTGAACTTATTTCATTCATTCAAACTACACTTGATAATTACGATGGAGAATTGTTTGTTGGTTATAAAAGATCCTTTTTGTAG
- a CDS encoding GNAT family N-acetyltransferase, giving the protein MSMLQTLYYRDLLVEECDRISEIDPSQYIEKVWRNIDGEYHLISIDYMEEDWPDGYEKYCDALKESIRAGGVAIGAFDNKQRLVGFVTLNSGFFGETAKYVLLDSMFVSKEFRNYGIGKQLFQRCTEKAKEWGADKIYMCAASSQETIAFYRSLGCVDAKEVNKQLYQSDPRDIQLEFELH; this is encoded by the coding sequence ATGAGCATGTTACAAACATTGTATTATCGTGATTTATTAGTAGAAGAATGTGACCGAATTTCAGAAATCGACCCAAGCCAGTATATTGAGAAGGTTTGGAGAAACATAGATGGTGAGTATCATCTGATTTCAATCGATTATATGGAAGAAGATTGGCCAGATGGTTATGAGAAATATTGTGATGCATTGAAAGAATCGATTCGAGCGGGTGGTGTAGCAATCGGTGCATTCGATAATAAGCAAAGATTAGTTGGCTTTGTAACATTAAATAGTGGTTTTTTCGGAGAAACAGCAAAGTATGTATTGCTTGATTCAATGTTCGTCTCAAAAGAATTTCGTAACTACGGAATAGGGAAACAGCTATTTCAAAGATGTACTGAAAAGGCAAAGGAATGGGGAGCTGATAAAATTTACATGTGCGCCGCATCGTCACAAGAAACAATTGCGTTTTATCGTTCTCTTGGTTGCGTGGATGCAAAAGAAGTGAACAAACAGCTTTATCAAAGCGACCCACGCGATATCCAGTTGGAATTTGAACTACATTAA
- a CDS encoding LCP family protein — MANSRMQRKHRQRKRKKVSILTVIIVFLLAGAAYAVFEYNAGVRNATEGEDPNVAEETSTEKETEEFNGVKEQTSSKTNVLLLGVDSRGETKSRTDTIIIAQYDSKTNEVKLGSIMRDTYVSIPGYKDNKINTAFYFGGPELLRQTIKENFGIDIEYYAIVDFKGFTKVVDTISPKGIEIEVEKRMKYQDGAGTINIDLYPGVQKLNGDKLLDFARFRNDSEGDFGRVRRQQIVLSKVKDEIISINGVIKLPRLLGTIQPFVDTNMSQTKMLSLGTDYLLNPDSDIETLRIPVDNSFWNASYEHAGAVLEIDKEKNIAEISAFFNDTTEMSVDTP, encoded by the coding sequence ATGGCTAACAGTCGCATGCAACGCAAACATAGGCAGCGAAAGAGAAAAAAAGTTTCTATTTTAACAGTTATTATTGTATTTCTTTTAGCTGGTGCTGCTTACGCAGTATTTGAATATAATGCAGGTGTACGTAATGCTACAGAAGGGGAAGATCCAAACGTAGCTGAAGAAACTTCTACGGAAAAAGAAACCGAAGAATTTAATGGTGTAAAAGAGCAAACCAGTAGCAAAACGAATGTGCTACTACTAGGTGTGGATTCTCGCGGTGAGACCAAATCTCGAACAGATACAATTATTATTGCGCAATATGACAGTAAAACAAACGAAGTAAAGCTCGGATCTATCATGCGTGATACATATGTATCAATTCCAGGATATAAGGATAACAAGATCAATACTGCTTTTTATTTTGGCGGACCGGAGCTATTACGCCAAACGATTAAAGAGAACTTCGGTATTGATATTGAGTATTATGCTATCGTCGACTTCAAAGGATTTACTAAAGTAGTAGATACTATTTCACCTAAAGGAATTGAAATTGAAGTTGAAAAACGTATGAAATATCAAGATGGGGCTGGCACAATTAACATTGACTTATATCCAGGTGTGCAAAAGCTTAATGGTGATAAGCTTCTAGACTTTGCTCGATTCCGAAACGACAGTGAAGGTGACTTTGGTCGTGTAAGACGCCAGCAAATTGTTCTATCTAAAGTAAAAGATGAGATTATTAGCATAAACGGCGTTATTAAACTGCCAAGACTACTAGGAACAATTCAACCATTTGTTGATACGAATATGAGTCAAACAAAGATGTTGTCGTTGGGAACGGATTATTTACTTAATCCAGATAGTGACATTGAAACTCTACGTATACCTGTTGATAATTCGTTCTGGAACGCCTCATATGAACATGCAGGGGCCGTTCTCGAAATAGATAAGGAAAAAAACATCGCAGAAATTTCAGCATTTTTTAATGATACAACTGAAATGAGCGTAGACACCCCATAA
- a CDS encoding MFS transporter encodes MKQFTSIFKNKTFTKLFLATFTSQMGNTIGMTAFMFYLLDRFGDQPVYATVTELMYSLPTLAVFFLVGVMADLMDRQKIAYYCDWISALLSIALLGAILLDWMPLVFALLFLRSAVSKFFFPAETAIVQGILSKDEYTSSAGLNQMMMSLFMLFGSALGASVYWVFGVTGAVLIDALTFIISALLIKACRIEEHVRLANGPHALRDIKVVRIMSEFKDGLTYILHHKLLIALITGFVVFGVVNGGFSVMPIFILKYKLAPEMYEQMAVITGFVFGAAVLIGSIFGSLLAKKWKLYQMMIVGLAGSGSLIVAAAYVQHIWLYFVLMACVGLVLPLVNIAIGGWLPAIVDPKMMGRVQGWITPLMMLSQSVTLGAIAFSFPRFIEVGGLFIVVGCCLLLVSIMYAVTLPKLADAQEVVPLKEQLEV; translated from the coding sequence ATGAAACAATTCACTAGTATTTTTAAAAACAAAACCTTTACGAAACTATTTTTAGCAACTTTCACGTCACAAATGGGTAACACAATCGGGATGACGGCGTTTATGTTTTATTTATTGGACCGGTTTGGTGACCAACCAGTCTATGCGACTGTCACAGAGTTAATGTATTCTTTACCAACTCTCGCTGTATTCTTTCTTGTAGGTGTTATGGCAGACTTAATGGACCGCCAGAAAATCGCATATTATTGTGATTGGATTAGCGCTTTGCTATCAATCGCATTGTTAGGTGCGATTTTATTAGACTGGATGCCACTTGTATTCGCGCTATTATTTTTGCGCAGTGCAGTTTCAAAATTCTTTTTCCCAGCTGAAACAGCCATTGTGCAAGGTATCTTATCAAAAGATGAATATACTTCATCTGCAGGCTTAAACCAGATGATGATGAGCTTATTTATGCTATTCGGTAGTGCTTTAGGTGCTTCTGTGTATTGGGTGTTTGGTGTAACAGGTGCTGTCTTGATTGATGCGTTAACCTTTATAATCAGTGCTTTACTTATAAAAGCATGTCGTATAGAAGAACACGTACGACTTGCAAATGGGCCGCATGCTTTACGTGATATTAAAGTTGTTCGGATCATGAGTGAGTTTAAAGACGGTTTAACATACATTTTACATCATAAATTGTTAATAGCTTTAATTACTGGGTTTGTTGTTTTCGGAGTTGTCAATGGTGGGTTTTCCGTTATGCCAATATTTATTTTAAAATATAAATTAGCTCCTGAAATGTATGAACAAATGGCTGTAATCACAGGGTTTGTCTTTGGAGCGGCCGTTCTTATAGGAAGTATTTTCGGTTCGTTACTTGCGAAAAAGTGGAAGCTATATCAAATGATGATTGTAGGTCTAGCAGGGTCTGGTAGCTTGATTGTTGCGGCAGCATATGTACAGCATATATGGTTGTACTTTGTACTAATGGCTTGTGTTGGATTAGTGCTGCCGTTAGTGAATATCGCTATCGGTGGCTGGTTGCCAGCTATCGTAGATCCAAAAATGATGGGACGTGTGCAAGGCTGGATCACTCCATTAATGATGTTATCTCAATCTGTTACTTTAGGAGCCATCGCGTTTAGTTTCCCTAGATTTATCGAAGTTGGAGGACTATTTATTGTCGTTGGCTGCTGCTTATTATTAGTTAGTATAATGTATGCTGTTACATTACCAAAATTGGCAGATGCCCAAGAAGTGGTACCGCTAAAAGAGCAGTTAGAAGTTTGA
- a CDS encoding DoxX family membrane protein has product MKIRVQYILIMFVAMLIMLSPIISDAHVKWFTEVTPKKESIEQILTPLFMIMALSIAAFLAVLSQIWPSLDNIPFFQKLEGRLDGYRKYSRYILKYGTAVALIVQASSGSIFAPELFITNTIVSILLWITIGLLLIPVHYATKVAALLLLGLFIYTTKEFGIFYMLDYGFYLAIIGVLLVGKTKLEDWGFPFLYLGTGLSLCWVAVEKWVYPVMSENIIINHQVPTFGFAPTTFIVMAAFIEFVVGYLLVVGILNRLLAFVLTLIFISTTMLFGTTEIIGHLMIHIVLIIFIIEGVSFYDPPIRRHDTRIDQMIFVFLNFIFTLSTFILIYYRFA; this is encoded by the coding sequence ATGAAAATACGTGTACAATATATTTTAATTATGTTTGTGGCAATGCTAATAATGTTATCTCCTATTATCTCGGATGCACATGTGAAGTGGTTTACAGAGGTTACACCAAAAAAGGAGAGCATTGAGCAAATCTTAACTCCACTATTTATGATTATGGCGTTATCCATTGCGGCATTTTTAGCTGTGTTATCACAAATATGGCCGTCACTGGATAATATTCCTTTTTTTCAAAAGCTTGAAGGTCGTTTAGATGGGTATCGTAAATATTCTCGCTATATTTTAAAGTATGGCACGGCGGTAGCATTAATTGTACAAGCTAGTTCAGGTTCAATATTTGCCCCAGAGCTTTTTATCACAAATACAATCGTGAGTATCTTGTTATGGATAACTATTGGATTGTTACTCATTCCTGTTCATTATGCCACGAAAGTAGCGGCCCTCCTTTTACTTGGGTTATTTATATATACCACCAAAGAATTTGGGATATTTTATATGCTTGATTATGGGTTTTACCTCGCCATAATTGGTGTTCTTCTAGTGGGGAAAACAAAGCTAGAGGATTGGGGGTTTCCATTTCTTTATTTAGGTACAGGTCTTTCGCTCTGCTGGGTGGCTGTAGAAAAATGGGTGTATCCTGTCATGAGCGAGAATATTATTATTAATCATCAAGTGCCAACATTCGGATTTGCTCCAACAACGTTTATCGTAATGGCTGCTTTCATAGAGTTTGTTGTTGGCTACTTGCTTGTTGTTGGTATATTAAATCGTTTGCTAGCTTTTGTGTTAACTCTTATTTTTATCTCCACTACGATGCTGTTTGGTACAACAGAAATTATAGGACACCTCATGATTCATATAGTACTCATTATTTTTATCATTGAAGGGGTGTCATTTTACGATCCACCAATTCGCCGTCACGACACGCGAATAGACCAAATGATATTTGTATTTCTTAATTTTATATTTACGCTCTCAACGTTTATTTTAATTTACTATCGCTTTGCGTAG
- a CDS encoding HD-GYP domain-containing protein: MRYCLVDNIEQGEKLARPIFTSDGRVLLGEGVLLTVGLIARLHRMGVQAVYIQDDRYKDISVEEIVSEETRRETVSRLSESFQYIQDDTKGFQLKTVSKQASSIVDEIMLNKDVLVNLSDIRTKDNCVYYHSVTVCIMAIVIGIKLGLDRGKLRDLAIGALFHDIGKTLMGSNDHTWKGFNAIRQNPEFSRLSAVVALQHHENIDGSGYPRQIRGEEIHIFSKIVAVVNYYDNLVSPREETKGLYPYEACERVMALTNKMFEHEIVWTFLRSIAFYPTGCQVKLTTGETGMVYAQNHGLPQRPVIRVFKSVGKEADDYETKEVDLAKETTIFIKEIIAK; the protein is encoded by the coding sequence ATGAGGTATTGCTTAGTTGATAACATCGAACAAGGTGAAAAGCTAGCTAGGCCAATCTTCACAAGTGATGGACGTGTTTTACTAGGTGAGGGAGTTCTTCTTACGGTTGGGTTAATTGCTCGACTTCATCGCATGGGAGTACAGGCCGTATATATTCAGGATGATAGATACAAGGATATTTCTGTCGAAGAAATAGTATCAGAAGAAACACGACGTGAAACAGTGTCTCGACTGAGTGAATCCTTTCAATATATTCAGGATGATACAAAAGGCTTTCAACTTAAAACTGTTAGTAAGCAAGCGAGTTCTATTGTAGATGAGATTATGCTTAATAAGGACGTGCTTGTGAATTTATCGGATATTCGTACAAAGGATAATTGTGTGTATTATCATTCTGTTACCGTCTGTATAATGGCAATTGTTATTGGTATTAAGCTTGGGTTAGATCGAGGGAAGTTAAGAGATTTAGCTATTGGTGCCCTGTTCCATGACATAGGCAAAACATTGATGGGTTCAAATGATCATACGTGGAAAGGGTTCAATGCTATCAGGCAAAATCCAGAATTTAGTAGACTATCAGCTGTTGTAGCACTACAGCATCATGAAAATATTGATGGAAGTGGATACCCACGTCAAATTAGAGGGGAAGAAATACATATATTCTCTAAAATAGTCGCTGTCGTTAACTATTATGACAATCTTGTATCTCCGAGAGAAGAAACAAAAGGACTGTATCCTTATGAAGCTTGTGAGCGTGTCATGGCATTAACAAATAAAATGTTTGAGCATGAGATTGTCTGGACATTCCTGAGGTCTATTGCTTTTTACCCGACGGGATGCCAAGTTAAACTTACAACAGGAGAAACAGGGATGGTGTATGCACAAAACCATGGTTTGCCACAAAGACCAGTGATTCGTGTGTTTAAGAGTGTTGGAAAAGAAGCAGATGATTACGAGACAAAAGAAGTCGATTTAGCAAAGGAAACTACTATTTTTATAAAAGAAATTATTGCCAAATGA
- a CDS encoding ABC transporter ATP-binding protein has product MFEVLGKLSWFFKEHWKKYVIAISLLAFGGILEMFPPRLVGQAIDYINTGNLTSAVMVQLAVSLVVLTVLTYVVNFVWIRNLFGASFVLERTLRSKFMAHLIKMTPTFYQKNRTGDLMARATNDLRAVGQTAGFGILTLVDSSMFLLVIVIAMAATISWQLTLAAILPMPILAILVHKYGKMLHERFTVAQDAFGDVNDYVLESIAGVRVNRAYVQEKADEARFHEMTEDVYDKNEKVVRIDALFEPTVKILVGLSYVIGLGYGAYLVFNQTITLGELVTFNVYLGMLIWPMFAIGELINVMERGNASLDRVNETLSYKPDVENHVEPLHVEVPDSIEYKHVTFRYPSSEVENLHDVSMSLHRGQTLGIVGKTGAGKTTFVKQLLREFPTGKGDIRIAGTPIERIPLEQLQGWIGYVPQDHVLFSRTVKENIRFGKKDATEHELNKAIDLADFRKDLENLPEGLATIVGEKGVSLSGGQKQRISIARALLVNPEILILDDSLSAVDAKTEHKIIENIRKERSDKTTIITTHRLSAVEHADWIIVLEDGRIIEEGTHPVLLAKNGWYKEQYIRQQVEAIEESGVLL; this is encoded by the coding sequence ATGTTTGAAGTTTTAGGTAAATTAAGTTGGTTTTTTAAAGAGCATTGGAAAAAGTATGTCATTGCTATCTCATTATTAGCATTTGGCGGAATCTTAGAAATGTTCCCCCCACGCTTGGTGGGGCAGGCGATTGATTACATTAATACAGGAAACTTAACGTCTGCTGTTATGGTGCAATTAGCTGTTTCACTTGTAGTATTGACGGTATTGACGTATGTTGTGAATTTTGTCTGGATTCGTAATCTATTCGGTGCGTCATTTGTATTAGAACGAACGTTACGTTCGAAGTTTATGGCTCATCTTATTAAAATGACACCTACCTTTTATCAAAAAAATCGTACAGGTGATTTGATGGCTCGTGCAACAAACGATTTGCGAGCAGTCGGTCAAACAGCTGGATTCGGAATATTAACACTAGTTGATTCAAGTATGTTTTTACTTGTTATCGTAATAGCAATGGCAGCGACGATTAGTTGGCAGCTAACGCTGGCCGCCATTCTTCCGATGCCGATACTTGCCATCCTTGTTCATAAGTACGGCAAGATGTTACATGAAAGATTTACAGTGGCGCAGGATGCATTTGGTGATGTGAATGATTATGTACTCGAATCAATTGCAGGTGTTCGTGTCAATCGTGCTTATGTACAAGAGAAAGCAGATGAGGCACGCTTCCACGAAATGACCGAGGATGTATATGATAAAAATGAAAAAGTAGTGCGCATTGATGCGTTGTTCGAGCCTACTGTTAAAATTCTCGTAGGTTTGAGCTATGTAATAGGTCTTGGATACGGTGCTTATCTTGTATTTAACCAGACCATTACACTTGGTGAATTAGTTACATTCAATGTGTATCTTGGAATGTTAATATGGCCGATGTTTGCCATTGGAGAACTCATCAATGTCATGGAGCGTGGAAATGCGTCCCTTGATCGTGTTAATGAAACATTGAGCTATAAACCCGATGTAGAAAATCATGTTGAACCGCTTCATGTAGAAGTACCAGATTCAATAGAATACAAGCATGTGACGTTCCGCTATCCAAGCTCAGAGGTTGAAAATCTGCATGATGTATCTATGTCCCTCCATCGAGGGCAAACATTAGGGATTGTAGGAAAAACAGGTGCTGGGAAAACAACATTTGTGAAGCAGCTGTTACGTGAATTTCCAACTGGTAAAGGGGACATTCGTATTGCAGGTACACCGATTGAAAGAATTCCTCTTGAACAATTGCAGGGCTGGATTGGGTATGTGCCACAGGATCATGTATTATTTTCCAGAACCGTAAAAGAAAACATTCGTTTTGGTAAAAAAGATGCGACTGAGCATGAATTAAATAAGGCAATAGACTTAGCCGATTTCAGAAAAGACCTTGAGAATTTACCTGAAGGGTTAGCAACGATAGTAGGAGAAAAAGGCGTATCATTATCTGGCGGTCAAAAACAGCGTATTTCGATTGCAAGAGCGCTATTAGTTAATCCGGAAATATTAATTCTTGATGATTCTTTATCCGCGGTTGATGCGAAGACAGAGCATAAAATTATTGAAAATATTCGTAAAGAACGAAGTGATAAAACAACCATTATTACAACACACCGTTTGAGTGCTGTCGAGCATGCGGATTGGATTATAGTTCTTGAGGATGGCCGTATAATTGAGGAAGGTACACATCCTGTTCTGTTAGCAAAGAATGGTTGGTACAAAGAGCAGTATATCCGGCAGCAGGTAGAAGCTATTGAAGAAAGTGGGGTGCTGTTATGA
- a CDS encoding ABC transporter ATP-binding protein, translating into MKVGKRLFQYALHFKKRILFALVMLTVAVLADLSGPFIAKQIIDNNVMGIEKAWYETSEIEGSVLYKGNWYTREDRLPEGVEKGGEVRILQVERAYYFIEGDIPIDGQRSINDGTVTIKKGDTVSSYEATKLTRDELMSFYRPELKPILTWLLIYLSLVVAATFFTYGQRYYLQTAANRIIQKMREDVFANIQRLPIRYFDNRPAGKIVSRVTNDTEAIRELYVTVLAQFVTSIIYIIGIYIALFLLEVRLALVCMIMVPILFVWIHLYRKIASKYNHVVRARLSDINGMINESIQGMNIIQAFRRQHETKNEFEELNKEHFTFQNKILTLNSLTSHNLVWVFRNLAFVAVIWYFGGASLTASGAVSLGVLYAFVDYLNRLFHPINGIVNQLANLEQARVAGERVFQLLDEVGEDVSTEQVPRYKGNVTFEHVHFGYKENEYVLKDITFEAKQGQTIALVGHTGSGKSSIMNLLFRFYDIQEGRILIDGKDVQSMSRQALRKHMGIVLQDPFLFTGSVATNVSLHDPSITREKIEKALRDVGAEQLLKNLPNGYDEEVIEKGSTLSSGQRQLISFARALAFDPAILILDEATASIDTETEALIQDALEVLKKGRTTFIIAHRLSTIKNADLILVLEKGVIVERGSHDELMARGGKYYQMYELQQGKKLA; encoded by the coding sequence ATGAAAGTAGGAAAAAGATTATTTCAATATGCACTCCATTTTAAAAAGCGAATTTTGTTTGCGTTAGTTATGCTAACAGTTGCTGTATTAGCAGACTTATCAGGTCCGTTCATTGCAAAGCAAATCATTGATAATAATGTAATGGGGATTGAAAAAGCTTGGTATGAAACGAGTGAAATTGAAGGTTCAGTTTTATATAAGGGAAATTGGTATACAAGAGAGGACCGTTTGCCAGAGGGTGTTGAGAAAGGCGGAGAAGTGCGTATCCTTCAAGTTGAAAGAGCGTATTACTTTATAGAAGGTGACATTCCTATTGATGGACAACGCTCTATTAATGACGGGACTGTTACAATAAAAAAAGGTGATACGGTCTCAAGCTATGAGGCGACAAAGCTTACTCGTGACGAATTAATGAGCTTCTATCGCCCAGAATTAAAACCAATTCTAACATGGTTACTAATCTATCTATCATTAGTAGTAGCGGCAACATTTTTCACGTATGGACAACGATACTATTTACAAACGGCAGCCAACCGCATTATTCAAAAAATGCGTGAGGATGTGTTTGCTAATATACAACGGCTACCAATTCGTTATTTCGATAATCGTCCAGCCGGAAAAATTGTCTCCCGCGTAACGAATGATACAGAAGCAATTCGAGAGCTATACGTGACAGTACTAGCTCAATTCGTAACAAGTATTATCTATATTATTGGGATATATATAGCTCTATTTTTATTAGAAGTCCGTTTAGCACTAGTATGTATGATTATGGTGCCAATATTATTTGTTTGGATTCACCTGTATCGTAAAATTGCATCAAAATACAATCACGTAGTACGTGCTCGCCTAAGTGATATTAACGGCATGATCAATGAATCAATTCAAGGTATGAATATTATTCAAGCATTCCGTCGTCAGCACGAAACAAAAAATGAATTCGAGGAATTAAATAAAGAGCATTTTACGTTCCAAAACAAAATTTTAACACTTAATTCCTTAACCTCTCATAATCTTGTTTGGGTGTTTCGTAACCTAGCGTTCGTGGCGGTAATTTGGTATTTTGGTGGAGCAAGCTTAACAGCTAGTGGTGCTGTTTCATTAGGTGTGTTGTATGCGTTTGTTGATTATTTAAACAGATTGTTCCATCCCATTAACGGTATTGTGAATCAGCTCGCAAACTTAGAACAAGCTCGTGTAGCGGGTGAGCGTGTATTCCAGCTACTAGATGAGGTGGGAGAAGACGTATCGACAGAGCAAGTACCTCGCTATAAAGGGAATGTAACGTTTGAACATGTTCATTTCGGCTATAAGGAAAACGAATACGTTTTAAAGGATATTACGTTTGAAGCGAAGCAAGGGCAAACAATTGCGCTTGTGGGCCATACAGGCTCAGGGAAAAGCTCAATTATGAATTTGCTGTTCCGCTTTTACGATATTCAAGAAGGTCGCATTTTAATTGATGGCAAAGATGTTCAGTCTATGTCGCGTCAAGCCTTGCGTAAGCATATGGGAATTGTACTGCAAGATCCCTTCTTGTTTACAGGTTCTGTAGCAACAAATGTAAGCTTACATGACCCTTCTATTACGCGTGAGAAAATTGAAAAAGCACTTCGTGATGTCGGAGCCGAACAACTGTTGAAGAATTTACCAAACGGGTATGATGAGGAAGTAATCGAAAAGGGAAGCACACTTTCATCAGGACAGCGTCAACTTATTTCCTTTGCCCGCGCACTAGCATTTGACCCAGCTATTTTAATTTTAGATGAAGCAACAGCGAGCATTGATACAGAAACAGAAGCACTCATTCAAGATGCACTAGAAGTACTGAAAAAAGGACGTACAACGTTTATCATCGCTCACCGCTTATCTACTATTAAAAATGCGGATTTGATTTTAGTTTTAGAAAAAGGAGTAATCGTTGAACGAGGCTCTCATGATGAACTTATGGCCCGTGGTGGGAAGTACTATCAAATGTACGAATTGCAGCAAGGAAAAAAATTAGCATAG
- a CDS encoding carbonic anhydrase, whose amino-acid sequence MYRKVLITIILCICFSKSAIAKKDWSYSGETGPEYWSQIKPAYTLCAEGHKQSPVNFNNPTFSPSLPFTYHYIPSYYNIQRRDYTFEVGISSDEHFNYVLIDDSKYFLKQIHFNAPSEHTINGNFHPMEAHFIHQNSEKEYAILSIFFTLGDSHRLLKKIWESNEKTGIVVLKINDFFPEHLNNIAYVGSLTTPPCTENVKWYVFEEPLQLSTKQLDYYRGIFPQNNRPIQRQLP is encoded by the coding sequence ATGTATCGGAAGGTACTCATAACTATTATATTATGTATTTGTTTCTCTAAAAGTGCTATTGCCAAAAAAGATTGGTCATATTCAGGTGAAACAGGTCCTGAGTATTGGAGCCAAATCAAACCAGCCTATACCCTATGCGCTGAAGGGCATAAGCAATCACCTGTTAATTTTAACAATCCAACATTTTCACCATCACTCCCTTTTACCTATCACTACATACCTAGCTATTACAATATTCAAAGACGTGATTATACATTTGAAGTGGGTATTTCATCTGATGAGCATTTTAATTATGTATTAATAGATGATAGCAAATATTTTTTAAAGCAAATTCACTTTAATGCCCCTAGTGAACATACCATTAATGGAAACTTTCACCCAATGGAAGCTCACTTTATTCATCAAAATAGCGAAAAAGAATATGCTATACTCTCTATTTTCTTTACTTTAGGGGATAGTCATCGACTTTTAAAAAAAATTTGGGAAAGCAACGAAAAAACGGGTATTGTCGTGTTAAAAATTAACGATTTTTTTCCCGAGCATTTAAACAACATTGCATATGTCGGTTCCTTAACAACACCTCCATGTACCGAAAACGTAAAGTGGTATGTATTTGAAGAACCATTGCAATTATCAACTAAACAGCTAGATTATTATAGAGGCATATTCCCGCAAAACAATCGGCCAATTCAAAGGCAACTTCCTTAA
- a CDS encoding YtxH domain-containing protein, translating to MYIFASFKYSNSLELALAELERNNIAKSHILVVPLDKRVGKTVLFDSLHQTDGKSLFDLTTSFGVVFMLLGAIYGFILTWGPIIWALIGLIFGGVIGTLVGILFKKKHEKALRSDTKNGEVIVMVHCNQSNKTKIEEIFWDHYAVGVGLHEPLK from the coding sequence ATGTATATATTTGCTTCGTTTAAATATTCCAACTCATTAGAATTAGCTCTTGCCGAACTCGAGAGAAACAATATTGCTAAATCACATATACTTGTTGTCCCTTTAGATAAGCGAGTTGGGAAAACTGTTTTATTTGATTCTTTACACCAAACAGATGGCAAAAGCTTATTTGATTTAACTACAAGCTTTGGTGTTGTCTTTATGCTTCTTGGAGCTATTTATGGTTTTATATTAACGTGGGGTCCTATCATTTGGGCACTGATAGGATTAATTTTTGGTGGTGTGATAGGTACACTAGTCGGTATTTTATTTAAAAAAAAGCATGAAAAAGCACTTCGTTCTGATACGAAGAACGGAGAAGTCATTGTAATGGTTCATTGTAATCAATCAAATAAAACAAAGATTGAGGAGATTTTTTGGGATCATTATGCTGTTGGAGTTGGATTACATGAACCGCTGAAATAG